One genomic region from Mytilus trossulus isolate FHL-02 chromosome 9, PNRI_Mtr1.1.1.hap1, whole genome shotgun sequence encodes:
- the LOC134683056 gene encoding uncharacterized protein LOC134683056, whose translation MLTSSKGIRHGTQHEVLIFTDGQSNCGRNLSIVLPMLHAKATVFGLMIGGHTKNGKVELTSYVSQPIPDHLFAVDNFQVLKDLLKVIKDQIDETNPCALFDLSKNNTI comes from the exons ATGTTAACATCATCAAAAG gCATCCGTCATGGTACCCAACAtgaagttttaatttttactgaTGGACAATCAAACTGCGGAAGAAATCTTTCAATTGTATTACCAATGTTGCACGCAAAAGCAACTGTATTTGGATTAATGATTGGTGGACATACGAAGAATGGCAAGGTCGAACTCACATCGTATGTCAGTCAACCTATACCGGATCACTTATTTGCCGTCGACAACTTTCAAGTTCTGAAAGACCTGCTGAAAGTAATAAAAGACCAGATAGATGAGACAAATCCATGCGCACTATTTGACTTATCGAAAAATAATACTATATAA